A portion of the Blastopirellula sediminis genome contains these proteins:
- a CDS encoding efflux RND transporter periplasmic adaptor subunit encodes MSLVSGCRPTNEYHEPPPPDVTVAKPLVREVTVYLEETGTTEAVERVEVHARVSGFLQEILFQPNDDVTQGDVLFKIEPEEFLAKRDLAKAEVRLAEVAKAKAENDLARQKEVFEKGAVSEMTMVRLQAEVDGSAAQIDAANARLSQAQLDVDYTEVQSPITGRIGKSLVKMGNLVSSQPSTHLATIVSNDAVYANFTISEQSYLSFVDAYDPQEKNGRDVPLYLARASDEGFPYQGTLNFTDLTVEQGTGTFAIRGLFPNSDGRLTPGLFVRIRFPVDRQKDALLIPDRATAVDQAGSYVLVVNSENMVERRDVVVGAKFGPMVVISAAPNAEEPITAEDRIVVDGVQRSRPGAVVNPVGTELTVDESLLNPEKGTAEKPAADEVEKTENSQ; translated from the coding sequence ATGAGTCTGGTCAGCGGCTGTCGACCGACGAACGAATACCACGAGCCTCCTCCGCCGGATGTGACGGTTGCAAAACCGCTAGTTAGAGAAGTAACGGTTTATCTGGAAGAGACCGGAACGACCGAAGCGGTCGAGCGCGTCGAGGTGCATGCTCGCGTTAGCGGGTTTCTCCAAGAGATCTTGTTTCAGCCGAATGACGATGTGACGCAAGGGGACGTTCTCTTTAAGATCGAGCCGGAAGAATTCCTGGCGAAGCGTGATCTGGCCAAGGCCGAAGTTCGCCTGGCGGAAGTCGCCAAGGCGAAAGCGGAAAACGATCTGGCGCGTCAAAAGGAAGTCTTTGAAAAAGGCGCCGTTTCCGAAATGACGATGGTCCGTTTGCAGGCCGAAGTCGACGGCTCGGCCGCCCAGATTGACGCCGCCAATGCGCGACTCAGTCAGGCCCAACTCGACGTGGACTATACCGAAGTCCAATCGCCGATCACGGGGCGGATCGGAAAATCGCTTGTGAAAATGGGGAACCTGGTTTCGTCCCAACCTTCGACCCATTTGGCGACGATCGTTTCCAATGACGCCGTCTATGCGAATTTCACGATTAGCGAGCAGTCCTATCTCAGCTTTGTCGACGCTTACGATCCGCAGGAAAAGAATGGACGCGACGTCCCTCTCTATCTGGCCCGCGCTTCCGACGAAGGATTTCCGTATCAAGGGACTTTGAACTTCACCGACCTGACGGTAGAGCAGGGGACCGGAACTTTTGCAATTCGGGGCCTATTCCCGAATAGCGACGGCCGACTGACGCCTGGGTTGTTCGTGCGGATTCGATTTCCTGTTGATCGGCAGAAGGATGCGCTACTGATTCCCGATCGGGCGACCGCCGTCGACCAGGCGGGAAGCTACGTCTTGGTTGTGAACTCGGAAAATATGGTAGAGCGCCGGGATGTCGTCGTGGGGGCGAAATTCGGTCCGATGGTTGTGATCTCCGCAGCGCCCAATGCGGAGGAGCCGATTACAGCGGAGGATCGCATCGTTGTGGATGGCGTGCAACGTAGTCGCCCTGGGGCGGTGGTCAATCCAGTAGGGACCGAGCTGACCGTGGATGAGTCGTTGCTGAATCCTGAAAAGGGGACCGCCGAGAAACCTGCTGCGGACGAAGTTGAGAAAACGGAAAACTCCCAGTAG
- the tuf gene encoding elongation factor Tu — protein sequence MATKRNVNVGTIGHIDHGKTTLTAALLRVQAAKSLAKVKSYQEIARGGIVRDKGKTVTILASHVKYETESRVYAHIDCPGHVDYIKNMITGAAQMDGAVLLVSAVDGPMSQTREHLLLARQIGVPHLVVFMNKCDLVEDAELLTLVELEVRDLLTQYGFPGGEIPVIRGSAKLAHDAPADPEASRCINELLHALDTSIPDPVREIDKPFLMPIENVFSIAGRGTVVTGKIEQGTVRSGDAIEIVGLRDQTVSDIVTQVESFAEVLESGQAGDNVGCLLRKTRYDDVHKGQIIAARGSVTLRRQFEAEVYVLTKSEGGRHTPFFDGYTPQFFFRTANVTGKTHVVGDMTMAMPGEGVQLQVDLLHPIAVNLGDRFAIREGGKTVGSGVVTKVTA from the coding sequence ATGGCAACCAAACGTAACGTTAACGTTGGAACCATTGGTCACATTGACCACGGCAAGACGACCTTGACCGCGGCGCTGCTGCGCGTCCAAGCGGCGAAGAGCCTGGCCAAGGTGAAGTCGTATCAGGAGATCGCCCGTGGCGGCATCGTCCGCGACAAGGGAAAGACGGTCACGATTCTCGCTTCGCACGTAAAGTACGAAACCGAAAGTCGCGTCTACGCCCACATCGACTGTCCCGGCCACGTCGACTACATCAAGAACATGATCACCGGCGCGGCCCAAATGGACGGCGCGGTGTTGTTGGTCTCGGCGGTCGACGGTCCGATGTCGCAGACGCGCGAGCACTTGCTGTTGGCGCGGCAGATCGGCGTTCCGCACTTGGTCGTCTTCATGAATAAGTGCGACCTGGTCGAAGACGCCGAACTGTTGACGCTCGTCGAACTCGAAGTGCGCGACTTGCTGACGCAGTACGGCTTCCCCGGCGGCGAGATCCCGGTGATCCGCGGCTCGGCGAAGCTCGCGCATGACGCTCCGGCCGATCCGGAGGCAAGTCGGTGCATCAACGAGTTGCTCCACGCGCTCGATACGTCGATTCCTGATCCGGTCCGCGAGATCGACAAACCATTCCTGATGCCGATTGAGAACGTCTTCTCGATTGCTGGTCGCGGCACCGTCGTGACCGGAAAAATCGAGCAAGGGACCGTTCGCTCCGGCGATGCGATCGAGATCGTCGGTCTCCGCGATCAGACCGTCAGCGACATCGTTACCCAGGTCGAGTCGTTCGCCGAAGTTCTCGAGTCGGGTCAGGCCGGCGACAACGTCGGTTGTCTGCTTCGCAAGACGCGGTACGACGACGTGCACAAAGGGCAGATTATCGCCGCTCGCGGCTCGGTGACGCTCCGGCGTCAGTTCGAGGCCGAGGTCTACGTGCTTACGAAGAGCGAAGGGGGACGTCATACGCCCTTCTTCGACGGCTATACGCCGCAATTCTTCTTCCGCACGGCCAACGTCACCGGCAAGACGCATGTCGTCGGCGATATGACGATGGCGATGCCTGGCGAAGGCGTACAGCTGCAGGTCGATCTGCTGCATCCGATCGCCGTTAACCTCGGCGACCGTTTCGCGATCCGTGAAGGTGGCAAGACGGTCGGTTCCGGCGTCGTTACGAAGGTAACCGCCTAG
- a CDS encoding Na/Pi cotransporter family protein, with product MLFAATTINALEISIGLLGGLALFLYGMHQMSDGLKAVAGDGLKVLLGRLTTNRFTAVFTGAAVTAVIQSSSVTTVLVVGFVSAGLMTLQQSIGVIMGSNIGTTVTAQIIAFQVTKYAWLMVAVGFGSWSFSRSAVLRNYGAMLLGLGMLFLGMDQMSSATYPLRSFEPFIDLMGRMDNPALAILLGAAFTAVIQSSSAATGIVIMLASQGVLSLDAGIALAIGANIGTCVTAILSSIGKPVDARRAAVVHVMFNVLGALLWVFLIGYLAEMSRWISPEFPNLEGTQRLAAETPRQIANANTLFNVANTLILIWFTGPIAKLATRIVPEPPIEEVKRIEPMYLDPEFLQTPALALDRVRLELTHMGELIVEMLQSAPTAVLYGDKGDLRALKHLDDDVDILHVAILDYLRQIQRAELTPDHASQIQTLILVANYLENSGDLIETNLVTQGKRRIKRKVSLPPAVVQEPLEKIVLESMQAAVQAIRPDDQKVPIEIESRQALVDQLAEEATEKLALQLVEGGEEAIQPFRIQTDLINVLKRLFHNAKRILELCQ from the coding sequence ATGCTATTCGCGGCAACGACAATCAACGCATTGGAGATCAGCATCGGCTTGCTAGGCGGGCTGGCGCTGTTTCTCTATGGCATGCACCAAATGTCCGATGGCTTGAAAGCTGTCGCAGGCGACGGTCTTAAAGTCTTGCTCGGCCGGCTCACGACGAATCGATTTACCGCCGTCTTTACTGGAGCCGCAGTGACCGCGGTGATTCAGTCCTCCTCGGTGACGACAGTCCTGGTCGTAGGCTTCGTTAGCGCCGGACTCATGACGCTGCAGCAGTCGATCGGCGTGATCATGGGCTCCAACATCGGCACGACCGTCACCGCGCAGATCATCGCCTTCCAGGTCACCAAGTACGCGTGGCTGATGGTCGCGGTCGGATTTGGCAGTTGGTCGTTTTCCCGCAGCGCCGTACTGCGCAATTATGGAGCGATGCTGCTCGGGCTCGGCATGCTCTTTCTCGGCATGGATCAAATGAGCTCGGCCACCTATCCACTTCGCTCGTTCGAGCCCTTTATCGACTTGATGGGGCGCATGGACAATCCGGCGCTCGCCATCTTGCTCGGCGCCGCGTTTACGGCTGTGATTCAAAGTTCATCCGCCGCCACCGGCATCGTCATCATGCTGGCGTCGCAGGGAGTCTTGTCGCTGGACGCGGGAATCGCCCTGGCGATTGGCGCAAATATCGGCACCTGCGTTACTGCCATCCTGTCGTCGATTGGTAAACCGGTCGACGCCCGCCGCGCGGCGGTCGTCCACGTCATGTTCAACGTCCTTGGAGCGTTGCTTTGGGTCTTCCTGATCGGCTACCTCGCGGAGATGTCTCGATGGATCTCTCCCGAGTTCCCGAACCTGGAAGGAACGCAGCGGCTGGCAGCCGAAACGCCGCGTCAGATCGCCAACGCCAATACTCTGTTCAATGTCGCTAATACGCTGATTTTGATCTGGTTTACAGGCCCCATCGCGAAGCTGGCCACTCGAATTGTGCCAGAGCCGCCGATCGAGGAAGTCAAGCGAATCGAACCGATGTACCTCGACCCCGAGTTTCTGCAGACCCCCGCCTTGGCTTTGGATCGAGTTCGTCTGGAACTGACGCATATGGGAGAGCTGATCGTCGAAATGTTGCAATCGGCGCCGACCGCCGTCTTATATGGCGACAAGGGGGACTTACGTGCACTGAAGCATCTCGACGATGACGTCGACATCCTGCACGTAGCGATTCTGGATTATCTGCGGCAGATACAACGAGCGGAACTGACGCCCGATCATGCGAGTCAAATCCAGACGCTGATCCTGGTCGCAAATTATCTCGAGAATAGCGGCGACCTGATCGAAACCAACCTGGTGACCCAAGGAAAACGGCGAATCAAACGAAAGGTGAGCCTCCCCCCAGCCGTGGTCCAAGAGCCGCTGGAAAAAATCGTCCTGGAGTCGATGCAAGCCGCCGTGCAAGCAATTCGGCCAGACGACCAGAAAGTTCCGATCGAGATTGAGAGCCGCCAAGCGTTAGTCGATCAGCTAGCGGAAGAGGCGACCGAAAAACTCGCTCTCCAGTTGGTCGAAGGAGGGGAAGAGGCGATCCAGCCGTTTCGAATCCAAACCGATCTGATTAACGTCCTGAAGCGGCTATTCCACAACGCGAAACGCATTCTCGAACTGTGCCAGTAA
- a CDS encoding S1C family serine protease, producing MKLERIARQTPQVIAIALLLSCCGFARAQNVNQQAAAATAFVKQTELGEGTAFCIRADGLFVTNCHVLLQLELLSETTLVINSGQGDKQQEVKAKLLSTNLEWDLALLKVDGRNDWPTLDILAENEKLELGDEVLAFGFPFGTLPEGKNPSITRDPGQITSLPQDENGNYTDIKFNAGVNPGNSGGPLVDAEGRVLGVVARKMAFPAVGTSFAISYQRLREFLKQPGLSAANDVSKWEDRNQAMDFQVRVITDFGAVRPDTIEVAVSADGETWRTTQTSLPADKDEVVVHLTPDPRKDLPLLLRRGHSFTKPTEKELLKIDDRVIHGATGTRLSDVARLVRIPNDEASLELRSGRGVKVSVKDLHRGEELLPAATWDSSTVHVDDPRKGAIDCVIRAKIGDQIVREVAMPFVFTQRPPFKNSPGDRPVISENGPVDNFHIQIPLQGQVTFNIGRFGRKTEQDDHYFTGFALAYASGQHTPPGNFSLWGPFIRVNGKMWHYAMAENSSLAPNILSIELKDGEWDCEVARDWAAGAEGKDLQEGEVDIRYPVPNLTMVTLRTPQGKPATYRIRFFLKTAK from the coding sequence ATGAAGCTGGAACGCATCGCACGCCAAACGCCTCAAGTCATCGCCATCGCACTTTTGTTAAGTTGCTGCGGCTTCGCTCGTGCCCAGAACGTCAATCAGCAAGCAGCGGCGGCGACGGCGTTCGTCAAACAGACGGAGCTTGGCGAAGGGACCGCGTTTTGCATTCGCGCCGACGGCCTCTTCGTCACCAACTGTCACGTTTTGCTGCAACTCGAGTTACTCAGCGAGACGACGCTGGTCATCAACTCCGGACAAGGGGACAAACAGCAAGAAGTCAAAGCGAAGCTGCTTAGCACCAATCTCGAGTGGGACCTCGCCTTGTTGAAAGTCGACGGTCGAAACGACTGGCCGACGCTCGATATTCTCGCCGAAAATGAAAAGCTTGAACTGGGAGATGAAGTCCTCGCCTTCGGTTTTCCCTTCGGGACGCTTCCCGAGGGGAAGAACCCATCAATCACGCGCGATCCAGGCCAGATCACTTCCCTGCCGCAAGACGAAAACGGGAACTACACCGACATCAAGTTCAACGCAGGGGTCAACCCTGGCAACTCGGGCGGCCCACTTGTCGATGCGGAAGGTCGCGTCCTGGGAGTGGTCGCCAGGAAGATGGCGTTTCCTGCGGTAGGGACAAGTTTTGCGATCAGCTACCAGCGGCTGCGCGAGTTCCTGAAGCAACCCGGCCTAAGCGCCGCAAACGATGTGAGTAAGTGGGAAGATCGCAATCAAGCGATGGATTTTCAGGTTCGCGTCATAACCGACTTTGGCGCCGTTCGTCCTGATACCATTGAAGTCGCCGTAAGCGCCGATGGCGAGACATGGCGCACCACGCAAACTTCATTGCCCGCAGACAAGGACGAAGTTGTCGTTCACCTGACGCCAGACCCGCGCAAGGATCTTCCCTTGCTATTGCGTCGCGGGCATTCCTTTACAAAGCCGACCGAAAAGGAACTGCTGAAAATCGATGACCGTGTGATTCATGGGGCGACGGGAACTCGGTTGTCAGACGTCGCTCGACTCGTCCGCATTCCTAATGACGAAGCGAGTCTCGAGCTGCGCAGCGGACGAGGCGTCAAGGTCTCCGTGAAAGACCTGCACCGGGGAGAAGAACTCCTTCCTGCAGCGACCTGGGATTCTTCGACGGTCCATGTCGATGATCCCCGAAAGGGCGCCATCGATTGCGTAATCCGCGCGAAGATTGGGGACCAGATCGTCCGGGAAGTCGCCATGCCGTTCGTCTTCACCCAGCGTCCCCCATTTAAGAATTCTCCCGGCGATCGTCCCGTCATCAGCGAAAACGGACCAGTCGACAACTTTCATATACAGATTCCACTGCAAGGACAGGTCACGTTCAACATTGGTCGCTTTGGAAGGAAGACGGAGCAAGACGACCACTATTTCACCGGATTCGCGCTGGCCTACGCCTCGGGACAACATACTCCCCCAGGCAACTTTTCCTTATGGGGGCCCTTCATCCGCGTCAATGGAAAAATGTGGCATTACGCCATGGCGGAGAATTCTAGTTTGGCCCCCAATATTCTCTCTATCGAACTCAAAGATGGAGAATGGGACTGCGAAGTGGCGCGCGACTGGGCCGCCGGCGCCGAAGGAAAGGATCTGCAAGAAGGGGAAGTCGACATTCGCTACCCGGTTCCCAATCTGACGATGGTCACGCTGCGAACTCCCCAAGGGAAGCCCGCGACCTACCGGATTCGCTTCTTCCTGAAGACAGCCAAGTAG
- a CDS encoding efflux RND transporter permease subunit has product MSRFFIYRPIFATVISIVIMLAGAIAQSSLPIAKFPQITPPTVQVTANFPGANPGVVSETVAAPIEQEVNGVENMIYMSSTCTDNGAYTLNVTFETGTDMDMATVLVQNRVSIAQPRLPEEVRRQGITTKKQSTQIVQFITLTSSDSRHDSLFLSNYATINLRDQLGRVEGVGSLSIFGADDYSMRIWLAPEKLKARNLTPQDVIAAVQEQNVQVAAGRVGEPPTSDDTAFQFVVNTKGRLSEPEEFEELILKTTADGALTRLRDVATVELGARTYNYTASTNGQPCAAIAIYQLPTANALDLASSIRREMERMSKRFPEGVSYQIPFDTTRFVEASIAEVYSTLFVAVALVVLVIFIFLQDWRATIVPSAAIPVALIGTFAVMAGLGFSINMLTLFGIVLAIGIVVDDAIVVVENAYRHLDAGLGPKEAAVKAMEEITGPVIATTLVLLAVFVPTAFMGGIVGRLYQQFSLTISAAVIISTINALTLSPALCGIFLRPARESFESNSFLPAGFVGVLVGGTVWWLTHAALGWQAAAGLAVVGVAVGWLLSPLVNRLLKIFFVGFNRAFDVSTSGYSAAVKFGVHNIVLSMAIFTCLLVVTAWGFRQVPTGFLPTEDQGYAFANIQLPDAASLGRTHHVMAKVDEILKRTDGVSDWVSISGYSILSGTVGSNNGFVAIVFEPWEERTSSELSQDEIMGRIRADLRKIQDAECIAFVPPPIDGLGNASGFQMQLQDVGGIGLLNMQSLVEEVVVDGNAQSGLTGMNSTFRASVPQVYAEIDRTKAKKLGVSLGSLFGTLQAYMGSAYINDFNRFGRTWQVRAQAEPSARVLPEDLLRVDVRNADGEMVPAGTLMEISTIVGPQVIQRYNLYPSAQINGTPAPGFSSGEAMELLEQMAAEKFPPSVTFEWTGMSYQEKLLSEADSPLQSPAFILVLSIVLVFLVLAAQYESWTSPMAVIAVVPLAALGVVILLVLRNADINIYTQIGLVLLVALASKNAILIVEFAAEQRRDGLSIQEAASKAASLRFRAILMTAFSSVLGFLPLLIAQGAGAASRQAVGNAVVGGMIAATIFALLFVPSFFVVFRSLGELGQKEPPPSSE; this is encoded by the coding sequence ATGTCACGCTTTTTTATCTATCGGCCTATCTTCGCTACGGTCATTTCGATTGTCATCATGCTCGCGGGCGCGATCGCGCAGTCGAGTCTGCCGATCGCGAAGTTTCCGCAGATCACGCCTCCGACGGTGCAAGTGACGGCAAACTTCCCAGGCGCCAATCCGGGCGTCGTATCGGAGACGGTCGCCGCGCCGATAGAACAGGAGGTGAACGGCGTCGAAAACATGATCTACATGTCTTCGACCTGCACCGACAACGGGGCTTACACGTTGAACGTGACGTTCGAGACCGGCACCGACATGGATATGGCGACCGTTCTGGTGCAGAACCGCGTGTCGATCGCTCAGCCGCGGTTGCCGGAAGAGGTGCGCCGTCAGGGGATCACGACGAAAAAGCAATCGACGCAGATCGTGCAGTTCATTACCCTCACGTCGTCCGATTCGCGGCATGACAGTCTGTTTTTAAGCAACTACGCCACGATCAATCTGCGCGATCAACTGGGGCGCGTGGAAGGGGTCGGCTCACTCTCGATTTTTGGCGCCGACGATTACAGCATGCGAATCTGGCTGGCGCCGGAGAAGCTGAAAGCGCGGAATCTGACCCCGCAAGACGTGATCGCGGCGGTCCAGGAGCAGAACGTTCAGGTCGCCGCCGGTCGAGTCGGCGAACCGCCAACGTCGGACGACACCGCGTTTCAGTTCGTCGTCAATACGAAGGGACGTCTATCCGAACCGGAAGAGTTTGAGGAATTGATCCTCAAGACGACGGCGGATGGGGCGCTAACGCGTCTCCGTGATGTGGCGACGGTGGAACTGGGCGCTCGAACTTACAACTACACCGCGTCTACCAATGGCCAGCCATGTGCGGCAATCGCGATCTATCAGTTACCGACTGCGAATGCGCTCGATCTGGCGAGTTCGATCCGCCGCGAGATGGAGCGGATGAGCAAGCGGTTTCCGGAAGGGGTCAGCTATCAGATTCCCTTCGATACGACCCGATTCGTCGAGGCCTCGATCGCCGAAGTCTATTCGACCCTATTCGTCGCCGTTGCGCTTGTCGTGTTGGTGATCTTCATTTTCCTGCAGGATTGGCGAGCGACGATCGTCCCTTCGGCGGCGATTCCCGTCGCTTTGATCGGAACGTTCGCCGTGATGGCGGGCTTGGGATTTTCGATCAACATGCTGACGCTCTTTGGAATCGTCTTGGCGATCGGGATCGTGGTCGACGATGCGATCGTCGTCGTCGAGAACGCCTATCGCCATTTGGACGCTGGTTTGGGACCGAAAGAAGCGGCGGTAAAAGCAATGGAGGAAATTACCGGCCCGGTAATCGCCACCACGCTCGTCTTGCTTGCCGTGTTTGTGCCGACGGCGTTCATGGGGGGAATCGTCGGTCGCTTGTATCAGCAGTTTTCGCTCACGATTTCGGCCGCTGTGATAATCAGCACCATCAACGCGCTGACGCTCAGTCCTGCGCTGTGCGGGATCTTTCTTCGTCCAGCGCGAGAGTCATTTGAGAGCAACTCGTTTTTGCCAGCCGGGTTTGTCGGCGTCTTGGTTGGTGGGACCGTCTGGTGGCTCACCCACGCGGCCTTGGGATGGCAGGCGGCTGCGGGACTCGCAGTTGTCGGCGTCGCTGTCGGTTGGCTCCTCTCGCCGCTCGTCAATCGGCTGCTGAAGATCTTCTTTGTGGGATTCAATCGCGCCTTCGATGTATCGACCAGCGGATATTCGGCCGCCGTCAAATTTGGCGTCCACAACATCGTGTTATCGATGGCCATCTTCACGTGTCTGCTGGTCGTAACGGCATGGGGCTTTCGGCAGGTTCCGACCGGGTTTTTACCGACCGAGGACCAAGGGTATGCGTTCGCCAATATCCAACTGCCGGACGCCGCCTCGTTGGGACGGACTCATCACGTGATGGCGAAGGTCGACGAGATATTGAAGCGGACCGACGGCGTTTCGGACTGGGTTTCGATCAGCGGCTATTCGATCTTGAGTGGAACGGTCGGATCGAACAATGGCTTTGTCGCGATCGTGTTCGAGCCTTGGGAAGAACGGACGAGCAGCGAACTGAGCCAAGACGAGATCATGGGACGCATCCGGGCGGACCTGCGGAAGATTCAGGATGCGGAATGTATCGCGTTTGTTCCTCCTCCGATTGATGGACTGGGAAATGCCAGCGGCTTTCAGATGCAGCTTCAAGATGTCGGCGGGATTGGGCTCTTGAACATGCAGTCGCTGGTCGAGGAAGTTGTCGTGGACGGCAACGCCCAATCAGGTCTGACCGGGATGAACTCGACGTTCCGCGCTTCCGTTCCGCAGGTCTACGCCGAAATCGATCGAACGAAAGCCAAGAAGCTAGGGGTTTCGCTCGGATCGCTATTCGGAACCTTGCAGGCCTACATGGGATCGGCCTATATCAACGACTTCAACCGCTTTGGGCGAACGTGGCAAGTCCGGGCTCAAGCCGAGCCGAGCGCACGCGTACTTCCCGAAGATCTGCTGCGCGTCGACGTACGCAACGCCGACGGAGAAATGGTCCCGGCCGGGACGTTGATGGAGATCTCGACGATCGTCGGTCCTCAGGTGATTCAACGTTATAACTTGTACCCGAGCGCCCAGATCAATGGGACGCCTGCCCCGGGGTTCAGTTCCGGGGAAGCGATGGAACTGCTGGAACAAATGGCGGCGGAGAAGTTCCCACCATCCGTCACCTTTGAATGGACCGGAATGTCGTATCAGGAGAAGTTGCTGAGCGAGGCCGATTCGCCGTTGCAATCGCCGGCCTTCATTCTGGTTCTTTCCATCGTTTTGGTGTTTCTCGTGTTGGCCGCCCAGTATGAAAGTTGGACCAGTCCAATGGCGGTGATCGCCGTCGTGCCGCTGGCGGCGCTAGGCGTGGTGATTCTGCTCGTGCTGAGAAACGCCGACATCAACATCTACACGCAAATCGGGTTGGTGTTGCTCGTCGCTTTGGCAAGTAAGAACGCGATCCTGATCGTCGAATTCGCCGCCGAACAGCGGCGCGATGGGCTCTCGATTCAGGAAGCCGCTTCCAAAGCGGCCTCGCTCCGCTTTCGCGCGATTTTGATGACCGCGTTTTCCTCGGTCCTTGGATTCCTGCCGCTGCTAATCGCTCAAGGAGCCGGTGCGGCAAGCCGGCAAGCGGTTGGAAACGCCGTCGTCGGCGGCATGATCGCCGCGACGATCTTCGCGCTCCTATTCGTGCCGTCGTTCTTCGTGGTGTTTCGCTCGCTTGGGGAACTCGGCCAAAAAGAACCGCCACCGTCGTCGGAGTGA
- a CDS encoding S1C family serine protease encodes MKKVGDTIRFLSGSDRGDQAPAPRRANPADAEVLDAYSQAVINVVESVSPAVVSVSGERGGAGSGFLITPDGYAITNSHVVGGRERLYAETNDGDRVDAKVIGDDPSTDVALLRLASSDLPYAELGDSGATRVGQLVIAMGSPLGLHSTVSTGVISAVGRTLRGQDGHLIENIVQHTAPINPGNSGGPLVDSRGRVVGVNTAIIAMAQGLGFAVPSDTAQWVVSEILAHGRVRRRQLGVTAAAQQLSRAAVRQFDLLSEHVVEVVEVAPGSAAQKSGIRSGDVIVAINDRITASVDDIHRLLSVMPHDTPITLSVVRGNRKLDLAIAWGN; translated from the coding sequence ATGAAAAAAGTTGGCGACACGATTCGATTTCTCTCGGGCTCCGATCGGGGCGATCAGGCTCCTGCTCCGCGACGGGCCAATCCGGCCGACGCGGAAGTTCTGGACGCCTATTCTCAGGCGGTGATCAACGTGGTGGAGAGCGTTTCGCCGGCGGTCGTCAGCGTTTCCGGAGAGCGGGGCGGGGCTGGTTCTGGATTCCTGATTACGCCGGACGGTTATGCGATTACCAACAGTCACGTCGTCGGCGGACGGGAGCGGCTGTATGCGGAAACCAATGACGGCGATCGAGTCGACGCGAAGGTGATTGGCGACGATCCTTCGACCGACGTCGCGCTGTTGCGTCTGGCTTCGAGCGATTTGCCCTATGCCGAATTGGGAGATTCTGGCGCGACTCGCGTTGGTCAACTGGTGATCGCGATGGGAAGTCCGCTCGGCTTGCACTCGACCGTCTCGACCGGCGTGATCAGCGCCGTCGGCCGTACGCTGCGCGGACAGGATGGGCATCTGATCGAGAACATCGTTCAGCACACCGCCCCAATCAATCCGGGCAACAGCGGCGGACCGTTGGTCGATTCGCGGGGACGCGTGGTCGGCGTCAACACCGCAATCATCGCCATGGCGCAAGGTTTGGGCTTCGCCGTTCCAAGCGATACCGCGCAGTGGGTCGTTTCCGAGATCCTGGCGCATGGTCGCGTCCGCCGCCGGCAACTGGGAGTCACCGCCGCCGCCCAGCAACTGAGTCGCGCCGCAGTTCGGCAATTCGATCTCCTTTCAGAACATGTGGTCGAGGTTGTCGAAGTCGCCCCTGGCAGCGCCGCGCAGAAGAGCGGCATTCGATCTGGCGACGTGATCGTCGCGATCAACGACCGCATTACGGCGAGCGTCGATGACATCCATCGTCTACTTTCAGTCATGCCGCATGATACGCCGATTACGCTATCGGTGGTTCGCGGGAATCGGAAGCTGGACTTGGCGATTGCGTGGGGGAATTAG
- a CDS encoding YqjF family protein yields the protein MTGRTDRTWDLPSRPWIMRMTWSELLFAHWPVDPNALASLLPVGLELDTRDGQAWIGVVPFLMSDVAPRCFPGVPRLSRFLELNVRTYVTRDDKPGVWFFSLDAASRLAVRAARATFHLPYMDARMSMVQDDSQQIDYRSQRTHRGEPPALFDASYQATSEPFHSEPGTLEHWLTARYCLYCSDRKGRVYRGEIDHDPWSLSHATWTVRENTMCVPLGLELTGEPHLLCAEPIAVRAWQATRCD from the coding sequence ATGACGGGGCGTACCGATCGGACTTGGGATTTGCCTTCGCGTCCCTGGATCATGCGGATGACCTGGTCAGAGTTGCTGTTTGCCCATTGGCCGGTCGACCCCAACGCCCTGGCGTCTCTATTGCCAGTTGGACTTGAGCTCGATACGAGGGATGGCCAAGCATGGATCGGCGTCGTCCCGTTTTTGATGTCCGACGTCGCGCCTCGCTGCTTTCCTGGCGTCCCCAGACTGAGCCGCTTTCTGGAACTGAACGTCCGCACCTACGTGACGCGCGACGACAAGCCAGGCGTTTGGTTTTTCTCGCTCGACGCCGCCAGTCGCTTGGCGGTCCGTGCCGCCAGGGCGACGTTTCATCTTCCGTACATGGACGCCAGGATGTCGATGGTCCAGGACGACTCGCAACAGATCGACTACCGCAGCCAGCGGACGCACCGAGGAGAACCGCCCGCCTTGTTCGACGCGAGCTATCAAGCGACGAGCGAACCGTTTCATTCCGAGCCCGGGACGCTGGAACATTGGCTGACGGCCCGCTACTGTCTTTACTGCTCGGATCGCAAAGGCCGCGTCTATCGCGGCGAGATCGACCACGATCCCTGGTCCCTATCCCACGCAACTTGGACCGTACGCGAGAACACGATGTGCGTTCCGCTGGGGCTCGAATTGACCGGCGAGCCGCATCTTCTGTGCGCCGAGCCAATCGCCGTGCGAGCATGGCAGGCGACGCGCTGCGATTGA